TTACAAGATGCtaccaagaaaatatttaagaagaaaattgaTCATGACAATGACAAAATGTACATCAAAACAGATGGATTATTTAACTTATAGGAAAACTTTTTTCTATTGCTCCTCCCATTTCCACCTTCGTTCAACCTCCTCGAGAACTTTAGCGCGAGCTTGACTTCTTCTTGCTTCATCCTCGACCCATGATCTGTTTCAACAAAACATGCATTGTCAACTACCTAAACATTATCTGGAGTCGAAATTTCTACAGTTTCAGGATGCTCAAGTTCCTTCTACTGATACAAGTGTAAATTGAAACAGAAACTGCAACCATCACCGAACATATCCTGGAGTCAACAATTTCAAGATTCACAAAAGAGTTGAAACCGAGAAATGAATGGAAGTTCTATGTGATGACATGGAAACTAGTGTAAACTACATATGCAGTATGCATCAGTCCTCACCAGAATGTATAATGGCTTGCATCTTAGTTACATTCTTGCCATTATCCTCATCTCAAGATTACTCAGCTACAGAAGTATTAGAAGTATACATACCCAAGATTAGCATATTCATGGTTCAGTCGGACTATAGCACTCCCATCTTAAGTCCACAATCATCCTTAGAACGTTTGATAATCTTTTTTTGGGATTGGCAATTTGACTGAATTCGGTGAAGTGCCCTTCTGTTCTGTAATTAATCTTTGCATCCAAGGGATAAGTTTGTCTAGCAAGGGGAACATTATGATCCCCTATCATGAGATGCATATTATATCATTCTTTCCcattttttgcttcttttttgcAGTGCTTTTTGCAGTGCCACCCCAACCTTAATGCTCCACCATTTCCCACTCAGGCAACCtcaccaaaagaaaaagtatattTTCGGTTTTTATTGCATAATTTCATGCCAATTACAGACTACGAGTGTTAATGAATTATCAACCTCTCTGGTAATACCATCCTTAATTCAGATATCATGTTTGTTTGATTGTTATCGAGATTAGTCAAACTTCCTAAAGCTATTTAACATTCACTGAACTTCTACATGTTGAAACTCGATAAAGCTATTAAAGGATACAACAAGACAAATTAAACAACAGTTACCATTTCAGAAAAAGACAGAGAAATAAACAAAAGCTAcaattaagtgattaacacataTTTGTACCTCAGTTTTCGCAAAGCTTCAATCTTAGCTTCCAACATAGATTTTTTGTCAAGCAAAGCTTCATGCTTAACCTGCAATTCATGAATCGTACCACTTAAATCACACTGCTCATCCACATGCTTAAACTTCTCACGTGCAAGCTTATTGGACATCTCATCGACCTCTTCCTTGAGACTAGAAAGTAGCTGCTTCTGACAGTCTAGAGCTGCCTTCTGCCTCAGAAGCTCAGCTCGAGCATTCTCTTGTACAATTCTTTCCTGTTCTAAATCTCTAATAGACGCCAAATAAGCACTATCTACCTCTAAACCACGACTTTTTTCTACTTCCATTTTACTCTCCCAAATCCTTTGTATTTCTCCTCTATCAAGTAGGTCAGACTTTATTTCTTCCATTGTCATTAGTCTCGATAAATTTTCTGCTTCAAGTTTTGCCAGCTCACTTTGTATATATTCTTCCATTCTCCCACTTGTCAGCGAAACAGCTGCCTGAGCCTTCGTGGATGGTTTATCAGGCTGGAATCGTTTCGCCTGTCCTGTAAATGATACATAGGCGATCAACAAACTTCTCAATCTAAAGCTTCGGTGTACTTAACTGTCTTGCATGCACTAAATTCCTCCTATATCTTTTAATCCCAAATGATTTGAGTGAATTAAGTAATTTACTAAGATGTTTGTACATGTCAAAGAATGCATGGGTGCCATGCAAGTATTTTTTGCATAGAAGTGGTGACATTTTTGCCACGGGGATCTCATAAATCTAATTCTTTGTGCATTAACGCAAAACAGAGAAAGAAAGAGACCAAAAACTCTCCGAAGAATGCTCTGTTCACCAGCCCGTAAATCCACAAAAAGTTCCACCAAAGCTTCAGAATTGATGTCCCTTACATCCAGAAAGCCTATGTTCTTCCTTGATATCTGAACTGTACACAGAGTCAGATATTCAGGCAGATAAAGGGCATCAAAATCTCATTAAAGTTGGAACAAGCGCTGGAGCGCGGTTTTTCCCCTACCTCTTTGTCTATCCCTGGCATGACTTCATACTCTATTTTGGCTTTCCAACTAATTAGATCTTGGCGAGACAAAAATCTGAAACAACAAAACAGACATTAACTTAAGTAGAAGCATAGACGAAGGTAACAAAGGGATAAATGAAATGAAGTGGCAAAAACAACAAAAGGGATAGGAAAGGAGGGAGAGATAAACATCATAGTACCTATCGGGGAAGAAACAGACGCCCTGATCTTCTGAAACATTTGGAGTGGAAGCTAACTCCTTATCTGACAGCTTGCTAGGAATAATACCAGCCTCAGCTAGGGCTGGATAACATTTTTTAAGCAAGAACTGAAAATATTAGCTCCTTCGACAATGACATATATTATGTTTGGGTAACAACATGTCAAGCTTACATTGAATGGTCGCAAAATCAGGGTCTTCAACACTCACATCATCAAAGGCGGCAATTGTAGAACCAGAAAGCACAACTGATGGAACTATCCGATGCTTTCTACTCCTAGaagtcaaaaaagaaaatggttAGAAAAACTAGTCAGTGGTACTAACATTTTCGTATTCTTCCAACAAAAGAACTGACCAAGCAAATGTTGTTGACCAAAAGTACCTTTCCAGTTGTGTATTTTCTTTAACTAACCATCTTGCATATTCCCTCCTTGAACATAGTTCATCTGCTTTAACATCATCTTCAATCATCTGTATACTTTAGATTATAATGGTGAAACTATGCTTGGAACCAAATCTAAACGATCGAGTGAAGTCAGAGTGGCACAGATAGTGCTACAAGCGTAACGTCACAGTACTTGACGATAAAACTATAATATGGTAGTCTAATTTCCAATTATACCTCACAGCATAATGCCAAAGCCATGCTTAGAACCAAACCTAAATAATTGAGTGAAGGTTGAAAAAGGAGCAAATAACATTATCAAGtaaaatcacaataaacaataaagaCTACAAAATGTAACAGGCTAGGTTTCACAACTAAAAAACACATTATCCGTAGTCATATACTAAAAAGGAGAGATAAGGAAGGAACCACAGTCTAGTTTGAATGTGCAACCTACTAGCTTAATTACATTTCGTTTTTCTAACAGAAGTATCTAGCCAACGTCACTTCTCTGGGCTGCCTTCCCAAGGATGTTACTGTACTTCCCAAAGCCTCCCATCTCACAGTCATCACTAAGA
The DNA window shown above is from Solanum stenotomum isolate F172 chromosome 6, ASM1918654v1, whole genome shotgun sequence and carries:
- the LOC125869123 gene encoding uncharacterized protein LOC125869123, with translation MCSSVIPSSLTFSPKSPFIYSQDLVFTSYPFLLRTRIPKFPLSASVSEKVAEVSWGISDPNVFDEYNGWDFVEPPVEKKKKKGLSKFLVIGMSVSLAAGLGVASYFSLYQKGFKIQFTGPFHESRDSLVSNEAANKGDDGETVDLSMESAQISEMEGGSDFDDKNLVLETSHVSTKGVTRGVLGRITIPFAVDSTQEEALFMLKKLKMIEDDVKADELCSRREYARWLVKENTQLERSRKHRIVPSVVLSGSTIAAFDDVSVEDPDFATIQSLAEAGIIPSKLSDKELASTPNVSEDQGVCFFPDRFLSRQDLISWKAKIEYEVMPGIDKEISRKNIGFLDVRDINSEALVELFVDLRAGEQSILRRVFGQAKRFQPDKPSTKAQAAVSLTSGRMEEYIQSELAKLEAENLSRLMTMEEIKSDLLDRGEIQRIWESKMEVEKSRGLEVDSAYLASIRDLEQERIVQENARAELLRQKAALDCQKQLLSSLKEEVDEMSNKLAREKFKHVDEQCDLSGTIHELQVKHEALLDKKSMLEAKIEALRKLRSWVEDEARRSQARAKVLEEVERRWKWEEQ